A window from Effusibacillus lacus encodes these proteins:
- a CDS encoding L-lactate permease — MQPWTKVVDPFGNIWLSALVAALPIFVLGYLLAVRKMKGYLAALITIVIATLIGIFMYGIPYNNSVGAVLAMDFLGAFKGLFPIFYVVLFGVFLYNLTVEAGQFEIIKWSIGKVSDDQRIQAILIAFCFSAFIEGAAGFGTPVAIAAAMMIGMGFPPVYAAGLALVANSVPVAYGSIGIPITTAGSVTGLDPNLIGAMAGRQLPILTLIVPLWVVMIMGGWKAAKGVLPAAIVAGVSFAAAQFISSNYFSYQITDLAASFSSIIAMAILLVFWKPKDKWTFEGAQVQLASDKKYTAGQVAVAWSPYVITMIVIFIWSEKWFKDLFPASKAGQAAPWYEIKFAVPGLYAKTGDTVSNVVHSINWFTASGTAILVATLLSALVLIAFANFSFARYLKTFGNTCKQLALPALSVACFLAYAELSTRTGMGETLGKALSSTGVLFAFFAPIIGFIGVFLTGSDTSTNALFGKLQQVAAKEVGISDILAVSSNSTGGCAAKMISPQSIAVGAGATNQAGQEGNILRFTFKHSLIFVGLMGVISWLQAYVFPWMVPTP, encoded by the coding sequence ATGCAACCGTGGACAAAAGTTGTTGATCCGTTTGGCAACATCTGGTTGTCAGCACTCGTCGCGGCTTTGCCGATCTTCGTTTTGGGCTACCTGTTGGCGGTCCGGAAGATGAAAGGCTATCTGGCGGCACTCATTACCATTGTTATTGCAACACTGATTGGTATTTTTATGTACGGGATTCCTTATAACAATTCCGTAGGCGCCGTGTTGGCAATGGACTTCCTGGGCGCGTTCAAAGGACTCTTCCCAATTTTTTATGTGGTGCTGTTTGGTGTGTTCCTCTACAACCTGACGGTGGAAGCAGGTCAATTTGAGATTATCAAATGGTCAATCGGGAAAGTATCGGATGACCAGAGGATTCAGGCCATCCTGATTGCATTCTGTTTCTCTGCCTTTATTGAAGGGGCGGCAGGTTTTGGAACACCGGTGGCCATCGCGGCTGCCATGATGATCGGGATGGGATTCCCGCCCGTTTATGCGGCAGGTCTGGCGCTTGTGGCAAATTCCGTACCGGTTGCTTACGGTTCCATAGGGATCCCGATTACAACCGCCGGATCAGTTACAGGACTTGATCCGAACCTGATTGGGGCAATGGCAGGTCGTCAGCTGCCGATTCTGACTCTTATCGTTCCTCTTTGGGTTGTCATGATCATGGGAGGATGGAAAGCGGCGAAAGGGGTGCTTCCGGCTGCTATCGTGGCGGGTGTATCTTTCGCGGCGGCCCAGTTCATATCATCCAACTACTTTAGCTACCAGATTACAGACTTGGCGGCGTCTTTCAGTTCTATCATCGCAATGGCCATTCTTCTGGTCTTCTGGAAACCGAAAGACAAGTGGACTTTTGAAGGGGCGCAAGTTCAACTGGCCAGTGACAAGAAATACACTGCAGGTCAAGTGGCGGTTGCCTGGTCTCCTTACGTAATCACAATGATTGTAATTTTTATATGGTCGGAAAAATGGTTCAAAGACCTGTTCCCGGCTTCCAAGGCGGGTCAGGCAGCACCTTGGTACGAAATCAAGTTTGCCGTTCCGGGACTTTATGCCAAAACGGGCGACACAGTATCCAATGTTGTTCACTCGATCAACTGGTTCACGGCCTCCGGTACTGCGATTCTGGTGGCCACTCTGCTGAGCGCGCTTGTGCTGATAGCATTTGCAAACTTCTCGTTTGCACGCTACCTCAAGACATTTGGCAATACCTGCAAGCAACTGGCGCTTCCTGCACTTTCCGTTGCATGCTTCCTTGCTTACGCGGAACTGAGCACAAGAACCGGTATGGGGGAAACGTTGGGGAAAGCACTCTCCTCCACTGGCGTCCTGTTCGCGTTCTTTGCGCCGATTATCGGCTTTATCGGGGTGTTCCTGACCGGTTCCGATACTTCCACGAACGCATTGTTCGGAAAACTGCAGCAAGTTGCAGCAAAAGAGGTTGGAATCAGCGATATTCTGGCTGTGTCCTCCAACTCCACCGGCGGTTGTGCCGCGAAGATGATCTCTCCGCAGTCGATTGCCGTGGGGGCGGGTGCCACCAACCAAGCGGGCCAGGAGGGGAACATTCTGCGCTTTACGTTCAAGCACAGTTTGATCTTCGTCGGTCTGATGGGTGTCATCTCCTGGCTGCAGGCTTACGTTTTCCCATGGATGGTACCGACACCGTAA
- a CDS encoding amylo-alpha-1,6-glucosidase: MNYRVIKEDDLFLVTDPLGSIKEGNEEGFGLFTKDTRFLSRFEVTVENLDMILLSSHAAENYISTIRLTNKEKYIGEEIGVWRESIEMERKRFIAEGVLYETVTFRNRNAYPVELEVAIRVDADFKDMFEVRGYRQGQGGTLHPVVTDRNSIRFSYSGSDRLERATVVRFDPAPKTISGKEAFYSLTVSPFGTEILELSVVPEINGHAPQPKDRGEAIHCLQQSYQQWDNECTQIETDNDTFNSLVNRSLKDIRVLLTDVGFGRFPVAGLPIYSVPFGRDSLIAALQLFSFNPEIARGTLKTMAAYQGTRVDPWRDEQPGKIMHEIRYGELANSGVIPFTPYYGTIDATPLFLVLAAEYYHWTGDEEFIRQLLPNIEQALDWIDSFGDRDSDGYVEYLQEADKGFANQGWKDSVDSVVHKNGSLAQPPIALAEVQGYVYDAKIRLAVLFERLGRPDKATELRESAARLKSNFARDFWMEEEGYVAIALDHEKKQVESVTSNPGHCLWSGLLTEEQARKVADRLLEPDMFSGWGIRTMSTESTGYNPVSYHNGSVWPHDNSICVLGLARYGFHDHANRVIEGLITASRHFEYDRLPELFCGYPKEEGYPIPYPVACSPQAWAAGTPLVFIRVMLGMEPDVPSGIVRLSPSLPRGIHRMTVRNMRVGGGTLDLLVQQTDDGQTTLKVVSNSTGLQVVAG; the protein is encoded by the coding sequence ATGAACTATCGAGTTATCAAAGAAGACGATCTGTTTCTTGTTACGGATCCGCTTGGCAGCATCAAGGAAGGCAACGAAGAAGGCTTTGGACTGTTTACCAAAGACACCCGGTTTCTTAGCCGGTTTGAAGTTACGGTTGAGAATCTCGACATGATTTTGTTGTCGTCTCATGCGGCGGAGAATTATATCTCGACCATCCGTCTGACCAATAAAGAAAAGTACATTGGCGAAGAAATCGGGGTATGGCGGGAATCGATCGAGATGGAACGCAAGCGTTTTATCGCTGAAGGTGTTCTCTATGAAACCGTCACATTCCGCAATCGGAATGCCTATCCGGTGGAATTGGAAGTGGCAATCCGGGTTGACGCCGATTTCAAGGATATGTTTGAAGTCCGGGGCTACAGGCAGGGACAGGGAGGAACCCTTCATCCGGTTGTTACGGACAGAAATTCGATACGCTTCTCTTACTCCGGAAGCGACCGATTGGAGCGGGCAACCGTCGTCAGGTTCGACCCTGCACCAAAGACAATATCCGGAAAGGAAGCGTTTTATTCGCTGACTGTTTCGCCATTTGGGACTGAAATACTGGAGCTTTCGGTGGTTCCGGAGATTAACGGACACGCCCCGCAGCCAAAAGACCGTGGGGAAGCCATTCACTGCCTGCAGCAGTCATATCAGCAGTGGGACAACGAATGCACTCAGATCGAAACTGACAATGATACATTCAATTCACTTGTCAACCGTTCCCTGAAAGACATTCGCGTACTGTTGACAGATGTGGGATTTGGAAGATTCCCGGTGGCGGGGTTGCCTATCTATTCGGTCCCCTTTGGACGCGACTCTCTGATCGCTGCTTTGCAGCTGTTTTCCTTCAACCCCGAGATTGCCAGGGGTACGCTGAAGACAATGGCAGCTTATCAGGGAACCAGAGTCGATCCGTGGCGGGATGAACAGCCGGGAAAAATCATGCACGAGATTCGGTACGGGGAATTGGCGAACTCGGGTGTGATCCCGTTTACTCCTTATTACGGCACGATTGATGCAACCCCTCTGTTTCTTGTGCTGGCGGCTGAATATTATCATTGGACCGGTGATGAGGAATTCATCAGACAGTTGCTTCCAAACATTGAACAGGCTCTCGATTGGATTGATTCGTTCGGAGACCGCGACAGCGACGGTTATGTGGAGTACCTGCAGGAAGCGGACAAAGGGTTTGCCAATCAAGGCTGGAAAGACTCAGTTGATTCGGTTGTCCACAAAAACGGGTCACTGGCGCAGCCGCCAATAGCACTGGCGGAGGTACAGGGATACGTATACGACGCAAAAATCAGGCTGGCTGTCCTGTTCGAACGTTTGGGCCGTCCTGACAAAGCAACGGAACTGCGGGAGTCTGCCGCACGATTGAAATCGAATTTCGCCAGGGACTTCTGGATGGAAGAGGAAGGGTATGTGGCGATTGCCCTTGATCATGAAAAGAAACAAGTGGAATCTGTCACATCCAATCCCGGGCACTGTCTTTGGTCCGGGCTGCTGACGGAAGAACAGGCGAGGAAGGTCGCAGACCGTCTGCTGGAACCTGATATGTTCTCCGGATGGGGGATTCGCACGATGAGCACCGAATCGACAGGCTACAATCCGGTGAGCTATCACAACGGTTCCGTTTGGCCGCATGACAACTCGATTTGTGTGTTGGGGCTTGCGAGGTACGGGTTTCACGACCATGCCAACCGGGTTATTGAAGGGCTTATAACCGCGTCCCGGCACTTTGAATATGACAGACTGCCCGAACTGTTCTGCGGCTACCCGAAAGAAGAAGGGTACCCGATTCCCTATCCGGTGGCCTGCTCGCCGCAAGCGTGGGCCGCCGGCACGCCGCTGGTGTTTATTCGGGTAATGCTTGGGATGGAGCCGGATGTGCCGTCCGGAATTGTCCGCCTGTCACCTTCCCTGCCACGGGGCATTCACCGGATGACGGTCAGGAATATGCGGGTAGGAGGCGGTACTCTCGACCTGCTTGTTCAACAAACGGATGACGGACAGACTACGCTCAAAGTAGTCAGCAATTCCACCGGTCTTCAAGTAGTTGCCGGTTAA
- a CDS encoding MFS transporter translates to MQSTIPHTLSTHLRIFLWIQLFVSTASSLSGLFVNVFLWKVNQDLLTIAYFNMTLSASIMLMMFPAGWIGRRLHSVWCLRMAMGMFAFFYFLIAYWQERAGDHFILLGILHGSAIAFFALATHVISYDHSQSGNRSRYFGWYSFVSTMGNMAPPLLSGWIITRFDTIAGYRTIFLISLVLFAAACLLSVFLPGRGQKTKGSLLSVMKNGGDDWRNVQLANGVYGLHDGVMWFLLQLVAFWILKDEFQMGIYTTAASLLSLFAAVYVGKRVQPHNRIRYFLAGAIGVGLGHLILAFHFNVAGFTLYTLWVTVFANFYSIPYNSITFEVISRDPQAQERRVDYIVSREIPIGLGRLLSVAAFVALHDHFQNQTAVQVTIGVLGLLYLICWRLMARIRLETEPVTHAKTDSVDM, encoded by the coding sequence TTGCAATCGACCATCCCCCACACTCTTTCGACCCATTTACGCATTTTCTTGTGGATTCAGTTGTTTGTCTCAACCGCCTCCTCTCTGTCAGGATTATTTGTCAACGTATTTTTGTGGAAGGTTAACCAGGACTTGCTGACAATCGCTTACTTTAATATGACTCTGAGCGCCTCGATTATGCTGATGATGTTTCCCGCCGGCTGGATTGGCCGCAGACTCCATTCCGTCTGGTGTTTGCGGATGGCAATGGGCATGTTTGCGTTCTTTTATTTTCTGATTGCCTACTGGCAGGAGCGCGCCGGCGACCATTTTATTCTGCTTGGCATTCTGCACGGGTCGGCGATTGCGTTCTTCGCCCTTGCAACCCATGTAATCTCGTATGATCATAGTCAAAGCGGGAACCGTTCCCGGTACTTCGGATGGTATTCCTTTGTTTCCACAATGGGAAACATGGCGCCGCCCCTCCTCTCCGGCTGGATCATCACCCGGTTTGACACAATCGCAGGCTACAGGACCATCTTCCTCATTTCGCTGGTACTGTTTGCTGCCGCTTGCCTGCTGTCGGTGTTTCTGCCAGGAAGGGGACAGAAGACCAAAGGATCTCTCCTTTCCGTGATGAAAAACGGAGGAGACGATTGGCGAAACGTGCAACTGGCCAACGGAGTCTACGGACTGCATGATGGGGTGATGTGGTTCCTGCTTCAACTGGTTGCATTCTGGATTCTGAAAGATGAATTTCAAATGGGCATCTATACAACAGCTGCCAGTTTGCTCAGTTTGTTTGCGGCCGTGTATGTGGGAAAAAGAGTTCAGCCCCATAACCGGATCCGATACTTCCTTGCGGGGGCCATCGGTGTCGGGCTGGGACACTTGATATTGGCATTCCATTTCAATGTGGCGGGCTTCACCCTCTATACCTTATGGGTAACAGTATTTGCCAACTTTTATTCGATCCCCTACAATTCCATCACCTTCGAGGTCATCAGCCGTGACCCGCAAGCTCAGGAACGCAGGGTGGATTACATCGTTTCAAGGGAAATCCCGATTGGATTGGGGCGTTTGCTAAGTGTAGCCGCATTCGTGGCACTGCACGACCATTTCCAAAATCAGACAGCCGTTCAAGTTACCATTGGTGTTCTCGGTTTGCTGTACCTGATCTGTTGGCGGTTGATGGCAAGAATTCGATTGGAGACGGAACCGGTCACTCATGCAAAAACCGACAGCGTTGACATGTAG
- the pgmB gene encoding beta-phosphoglucomutase, translating to MKIKAKDRKPIYPYDEWKIVEESFDVETNLRDETIFAVGNGYIGMRGNFEEGYNGPDNSSVNGTYLNGFYESKPIVYGEEAYGYAEKSQTMLNVTDSKIIQLYVDGEPLDLFSGKLISYRRTLDMKEGVLTRDMTWESGTGKQVRIRIQRFACLARKHLAVISYEVTALNFDGEIVLVSALNGEVRNQVTMGDPRAGAAFAGQVLITEGKDQDGTFAALRQRTKNTRFALVCGMENQLETENTFRMEADAPEQMVRVKYTVTAHRERTIRLTKYISYHTSRDYPEEQLLALSKETLSEARQQGFDRLREEQRQFLKDFWSRSDVEIKGDLALQQSIRFNVFHLLQSVGRDGKTNIGAKGITGEGYEGHYFWDTETYIFPFFLYTNPAIGRQLLTYRYSILDKAKERARVMSQKGALYAWRTIGGEETSAYYPAGTAQYHINADIIYALKKYMHATEDLDFFIEAGAEMLFETARLWADLGDYIPRKGNRFCINEVTGPDEYTALVNNNLFTNMMAKDHLEFAYRMAQFLKEKHGQAFQSIAGKIGLQESEIAEWKRAAEHMYIPYDEELGIHPQDDSFLDRAVWNFENTPPDKYPLLLHYHPLVIYRRQVLKQADVVLALFLQGDRFTTAEKKRNYDYYEPITTHDSSLSPCIYSILAAELGYIDKAYNYFMYTARMDLDDIHDNVKDGIHTASMAGTWLSIVHGFAGFREYQGELSFHPVVPEKWEGYRFKITFKGRVIDIDVTRDAVTYTLLSGQPVTLQHFREEVSLAPGKSQTRSLKPKLEAVIFDLDGVITDTAEYHYQAWKQLADEIGVPFDREFNEQLKGIGRLESLELILSRGELQLTEAEKIALADRKNENYKQLIESISPDDLLPGILTLLKQLRENGVKIGLASASKNAPAVLEKLGITQYFDAIADASKIKKGKPDPEIFLTAADLLGVPYRNCIGIEDAEAGIAAIKEAQMTAVGVGNRETLKHADWIVDTTVELTFERLVEIKG from the coding sequence ATGAAGATCAAAGCCAAAGACAGAAAACCAATCTATCCGTATGATGAATGGAAGATTGTTGAAGAGTCATTTGACGTGGAGACAAACCTCAGGGATGAAACCATATTTGCGGTCGGAAACGGCTATATCGGCATGCGGGGGAACTTTGAAGAGGGGTATAACGGTCCGGACAACTCCTCTGTTAACGGTACATATTTGAATGGTTTCTATGAATCAAAACCGATTGTATACGGTGAGGAAGCGTATGGGTATGCGGAAAAAAGCCAGACCATGCTGAATGTCACCGACAGCAAGATCATTCAATTGTATGTGGACGGTGAACCTCTGGACCTGTTCTCAGGCAAGCTGATTTCCTACAGGCGGACTCTTGATATGAAAGAAGGGGTCTTAACGCGTGATATGACCTGGGAATCAGGGACCGGAAAGCAGGTCCGTATCCGGATTCAAAGGTTTGCATGCCTTGCCCGGAAACACTTGGCTGTCATTTCCTATGAAGTCACGGCTTTGAATTTTGACGGGGAGATTGTGCTTGTTTCCGCACTGAATGGCGAAGTGCGAAACCAGGTTACCATGGGAGACCCGCGGGCGGGCGCGGCATTTGCCGGACAAGTGCTGATCACTGAAGGGAAGGATCAGGACGGGACGTTTGCAGCCCTGCGTCAGCGGACGAAGAATACCCGGTTTGCCCTTGTGTGCGGCATGGAAAACCAGTTGGAGACGGAAAACACTTTCCGCATGGAAGCGGATGCGCCGGAGCAAATGGTCAGGGTGAAATATACCGTTACAGCGCACCGGGAGCGGACGATTCGGCTTACAAAGTACATTTCCTACCACACCTCCAGGGACTATCCGGAGGAACAACTGCTTGCACTTTCCAAAGAAACCCTTTCGGAGGCAAGACAGCAGGGGTTTGATCGCTTGCGGGAAGAGCAAAGACAATTCCTCAAGGACTTCTGGTCCCGCAGCGACGTGGAAATCAAAGGAGACCTGGCTCTGCAGCAAAGCATCCGGTTTAATGTGTTTCATCTGCTTCAATCTGTTGGACGGGATGGGAAGACCAACATTGGAGCCAAGGGAATTACGGGCGAGGGCTATGAAGGGCATTACTTCTGGGATACGGAAACCTACATTTTTCCGTTTTTCCTTTATACCAATCCTGCGATCGGCAGACAGCTTCTGACCTATCGCTACAGCATCCTGGACAAGGCCAAAGAGCGCGCCAGAGTCATGTCGCAAAAAGGCGCCCTCTATGCATGGCGAACCATCGGCGGGGAAGAAACCTCCGCCTACTATCCGGCCGGAACCGCCCAGTATCATATCAACGCGGATATCATTTATGCGCTGAAAAAATACATGCATGCCACAGAGGACTTGGATTTCTTCATTGAAGCCGGTGCCGAAATGCTGTTTGAGACCGCAAGGCTGTGGGCGGATCTTGGAGACTATATCCCCCGGAAAGGGAACCGTTTCTGCATCAACGAGGTTACAGGCCCTGACGAATATACTGCCCTTGTCAACAATAACCTGTTTACAAACATGATGGCCAAGGATCATCTTGAATTTGCTTACCGCATGGCTCAATTCCTGAAAGAGAAACACGGGCAGGCGTTTCAGTCGATTGCCGGAAAAATTGGTCTGCAGGAAAGCGAAATCGCCGAGTGGAAGCGGGCTGCCGAGCATATGTACATCCCTTACGATGAAGAGTTGGGCATTCATCCCCAGGATGACTCGTTTCTCGACAGGGCGGTCTGGAATTTCGAAAACACTCCCCCGGACAAATACCCGCTGCTGTTGCACTATCATCCGTTGGTCATTTACCGCCGCCAGGTCTTAAAGCAGGCAGACGTGGTACTTGCTTTATTTCTGCAGGGGGACCGGTTTACCACTGCCGAGAAGAAACGCAATTATGACTATTATGAACCTATTACAACCCATGACTCTTCCTTGTCTCCGTGTATCTACAGCATTTTGGCGGCGGAACTCGGATATATTGACAAAGCTTACAATTACTTTATGTATACCGCCCGGATGGATTTGGACGATATTCATGACAACGTCAAGGACGGCATTCATACCGCTTCCATGGCGGGTACCTGGCTGTCCATTGTTCATGGGTTTGCCGGATTCCGGGAGTATCAAGGGGAGCTTTCCTTCCATCCGGTTGTACCCGAGAAGTGGGAGGGGTATCGTTTTAAGATCACTTTCAAGGGACGGGTAATTGACATTGATGTGACCAGGGACGCCGTAACTTATACACTGCTTTCCGGGCAACCGGTCACTCTTCAACATTTTCGTGAGGAAGTATCTCTGGCGCCGGGGAAATCCCAAACACGGAGTCTGAAGCCTAAACTGGAAGCGGTCATTTTCGATCTGGATGGTGTTATTACGGATACGGCCGAGTACCACTACCAAGCATGGAAGCAACTGGCGGATGAAATCGGTGTGCCCTTTGACCGTGAATTCAATGAGCAGTTGAAAGGCATAGGGCGTCTGGAGTCACTGGAGCTTATCCTGAGTCGTGGAGAATTGCAACTTACAGAAGCAGAGAAAATCGCTTTGGCTGACCGGAAGAACGAGAATTACAAACAATTGATTGAATCCATTTCACCGGACGACCTCTTGCCGGGCATCCTGACCCTTCTGAAGCAGCTCAGGGAAAACGGGGTAAAAATCGGATTGGCCTCTGCCAGCAAGAACGCGCCCGCCGTACTTGAGAAGCTGGGAATCACCCAATATTTTGACGCGATTGCGGATGCGTCAAAAATCAAAAAGGGAAAGCCGGATCCCGAAATCTTTCTGACGGCTGCCGACCTGTTGGGGGTTCCCTACCGGAACTGCATCGGCATAGAAGATGCGGAAGCGGGGATTGCCGCCATTAAGGAGGCACAAATGACAGCCGTTGGAGTAGGGAATCGGGAAACCCTGAAACATGCAGATTGGATTGTTGATACCACGGTAGAACTGACGTTTGAGCGGTTAGTGGAGATTAAGGGATAA
- a CDS encoding LacI family DNA-binding transcriptional regulator, translating to MTTIHDVAKRANVSISTVSRVLNNSPLVTAEKRERVLEAIRELGYQPNALARGLIHRRTQTIGVLIPDVSNFFFAEVFRGMEDVAHARGWNVMICNTDGDPRRMLKYIEVLREKRVDGVIFTSEPVSEDYYRALLKLEVPVVLAATTSGYDFPSIKVNDEQASFEAANYLIEQGHRNLGMIAGSSHDPIAGVPRVAGFRRALQEAGIADIDRRIVHGDYRFESGKQATEELLGRFPEMTAIFAASDEMALGIISYAYERGIRVPEELSVVGFDNVKIAQMSNPPLTTVAQPLYQIGEKAADCLLDMITKTVEHKGLHYLKHQLIVRGTVKEIKQLTDERTLK from the coding sequence ATGACAACCATCCATGATGTTGCAAAGAGAGCCAATGTTTCCATATCGACTGTTTCCAGGGTGTTGAACAACAGTCCGCTGGTAACCGCCGAGAAAAGGGAACGAGTCCTGGAAGCGATCCGGGAATTGGGGTACCAACCCAACGCCCTCGCACGCGGTCTTATCCATCGGCGGACACAGACCATCGGTGTATTGATTCCCGATGTATCGAACTTTTTCTTTGCCGAAGTGTTCCGCGGCATGGAGGATGTTGCCCATGCACGGGGCTGGAATGTGATGATTTGCAATACAGACGGCGATCCCAGACGGATGCTGAAATACATTGAAGTTCTTAGGGAAAAAAGGGTCGACGGCGTTATTTTCACCAGTGAACCCGTGTCGGAGGATTATTATCGGGCCTTGCTAAAACTGGAAGTACCTGTGGTGCTTGCCGCCACCACTTCCGGGTATGACTTTCCCTCGATCAAGGTGAATGACGAACAAGCGAGTTTTGAAGCCGCCAATTATTTGATTGAACAGGGACACAGAAATTTGGGCATGATTGCAGGGTCCAGCCACGATCCGATTGCCGGCGTGCCCCGGGTTGCAGGCTTTCGGAGGGCGTTGCAGGAGGCGGGAATCGCTGACATTGACAGACGGATTGTACACGGCGATTACAGGTTCGAAAGCGGGAAACAGGCGACAGAGGAGCTATTGGGACGTTTTCCGGAGATGACAGCCATATTTGCAGCAAGTGACGAAATGGCTCTGGGAATCATCAGTTACGCTTATGAAAGAGGGATTCGGGTACCGGAAGAACTGTCAGTAGTAGGGTTTGACAATGTCAAGATTGCTCAAATGTCCAATCCCCCGTTGACTACGGTGGCCCAGCCGCTCTACCAAATTGGTGAAAAAGCGGCTGATTGCCTGCTTGATATGATTACCAAAACGGTTGAACACAAGGGACTCCATTACCTCAAACACCAACTGATTGTTCGCGGAACGGTGAAGGAAATAAAACAATTGACGGATGAGCGCACCCTGAAGTAA
- a CDS encoding carbohydrate ABC transporter permease produces the protein MRWLKRYRMETLLLAPLVIYILGLTVVPVLRAIVMGFQKKGTEEWTLDNYRYLFSRPEFSDAFWNTLIITVVGLSLQIAIGLIVALSLKHITKGKGIFRTLTMIPMGVPTLVSGVTMIYIFATSGYLNELLYDLKLSEVPIDWAAGGFSTLMMIVVADMWKVMPIVVLLLLAGLESISDDVYEAAKVDGATPWQTFWRITLPLLRPSITMALILRAIDAFRIFELPLVLAGRNTPVLSTYAYTEYGTYNNPYTSGAASTILLLMIVAFIFLYMFVVERKGGDVQ, from the coding sequence ATGAGATGGCTGAAGCGTTACCGAATGGAAACCCTGTTGCTGGCTCCGCTCGTGATCTATATATTGGGCCTTACGGTGGTACCTGTACTTCGGGCAATTGTTATGGGGTTTCAAAAGAAAGGGACAGAAGAGTGGACCCTCGACAATTACAGATATCTTTTTTCCCGGCCTGAATTCTCGGATGCTTTTTGGAACACACTGATTATCACTGTTGTGGGGCTGTCGTTGCAGATCGCGATCGGATTGATTGTGGCCCTGTCTCTCAAGCACATTACAAAGGGGAAAGGAATCTTCCGGACATTGACGATGATTCCCATGGGTGTGCCGACACTGGTTTCAGGCGTCACGATGATCTACATATTTGCTACCAGCGGATATCTCAATGAGTTGCTCTATGATCTCAAGCTTTCGGAAGTGCCCATCGATTGGGCGGCAGGCGGTTTCAGCACGCTGATGATGATCGTGGTGGCAGACATGTGGAAGGTAATGCCAATTGTCGTGCTATTGCTGCTGGCTGGCCTGGAATCCATATCGGACGACGTATACGAAGCGGCAAAGGTGGATGGAGCAACTCCCTGGCAGACTTTCTGGCGAATCACACTGCCGCTGCTGCGCCCTTCCATCACAATGGCATTAATCCTGCGGGCGATTGACGCTTTTCGGATTTTTGAACTGCCGCTTGTCCTTGCGGGACGCAATACTCCCGTATTATCGACATATGCGTACACGGAGTACGGCACTTACAACAATCCTTACACTTCCGGTGCGGCTTCGACCATCCTGCTGTTAATGATTGTGGCATTCATCTTTCTTTACATGTTTGTGGTGGAACGCAAAGGCGGTGACGTGCAATGA
- a CDS encoding carbohydrate ABC transporter permease — protein MRGRWLAYLVLVIFTFVMIVPVYIMVKVSLSAPQDVMTQHPPYWIENFTWEHWSRMFESGNLWEPLRKSLTVATLTTLLGVVAAAPASYVISRMGRKWKYTFVLGLLFTRMFPDVGIALPIAVNFIKWNLVDTDLGLILAHLIPNLPFLAWILVGTFETIPRDLEQAAYIDGASRLEALRKVVFPLAAPGIAVGALFVWLNSWNEFTYALYLTVSERTLPLQTYYFINRGDWFQSASYSVLITIPVVIITFFLQRYLKAGYLSGAVKG, from the coding sequence ATGAGAGGAAGATGGCTGGCCTACCTGGTTCTGGTCATATTCACTTTCGTAATGATTGTTCCCGTTTACATCATGGTGAAAGTATCGCTGAGTGCGCCACAAGACGTCATGACACAGCATCCCCCCTATTGGATCGAGAATTTTACCTGGGAACATTGGAGCCGGATGTTTGAATCGGGTAATCTGTGGGAACCTTTGCGCAAAAGCCTGACTGTTGCAACCCTAACCACCCTGTTGGGGGTAGTGGCGGCAGCACCTGCCTCGTATGTAATTTCAAGAATGGGAAGAAAATGGAAATATACGTTTGTCCTGGGGCTGCTCTTTACCCGGATGTTTCCCGATGTGGGGATTGCACTTCCGATTGCCGTGAATTTTATCAAATGGAATTTGGTTGATACGGACCTTGGCTTGATCCTGGCCCACCTGATTCCCAACTTGCCTTTTCTGGCATGGATTCTGGTGGGGACCTTTGAAACGATTCCAAGAGATTTGGAACAGGCAGCCTATATTGACGGAGCATCCAGACTTGAGGCGTTGCGGAAGGTAGTGTTTCCGTTGGCTGCTCCGGGCATAGCGGTAGGAGCATTGTTCGTATGGTTGAATTCCTGGAACGAATTTACTTATGCGCTTTATCTTACAGTTTCCGAACGCACTCTGCCGCTGCAAACCTATTACTTCATTAATCGGGGCGACTGGTTCCAATCTGCATCCTACTCGGTGTTAATCACCATCCCGGTCGTCATCATTACCTTCTTCCTGCAGCGGTATTTGAAAGCAGGTTATCTCTCAGGGGCAGTAAAAGGATAG